The nucleotide window CACATCGAATGCTAGCACCTCATTTGATGTTGTATTCCAGTAAGCCATCCCCTTCATATAAAATCCCCCACCAATAAGAATTGTACCTTCTAACTCAAGACATTCTGAAGAAGAGCGCTTCCAAGAATTTGATTGAGACGAGTAAATCTCAAAGAAGACAACTGGCTGACCAAGAAGAGGGACTGCAGCGACAATGTGATAATATGATTCAATATTATCCCGAGGATCAAATGCAAGAACAACAGATGGATCAAATCCATGATAATATTGATGACAAGGGATGAGTTTCCAAACTTTGGTTACAGGATTACAAACATAATAATTCTCCCGTCCCTGACAAAGGAGCAACCCGCTGCTAGAACTTAGAACTTTGACCCTTTCAGGCAAGAAACCAAGGGAAGGACTGGGGACTCCATTCGCAGAACGGTCCAGAGACAAAAAATCAGGATTAGATTGAAAATCAACATCCACTGTATGATAAAAATAGCCTGAAAGTTTATAGAATGAAGTACTTTGTTGGTATGATAATAATGGACTAACAATCCAATGATTCCATTCTTTGGACACTGCCCGAAACTTCATTAATGATTTAGCTGGAAGGAAAGGCGCTACATATTTCTTTGCCATGTCTTTGATCTCCATGTATTCTCTCCTAATGTAATCTGCAGGTATCTCAGATTCTTCATTCCATTCTGGCTTAAAAGCAACAGTCTTAACGTCGTCCTAGACAAGACAAAACAGTATAGTAATAAGACTCGTGAAAAAATTGTATCTACTCTTCTTTAGGCTGTGTGTGTTTTCGAGGAAGAAAACAATACCTTGAAAATCCCATCATCCTCCCATTCATATTCATCAGAGCTATCAGTCATGTCGTCATCCTTCCAAGATTTCATTTATCTAAAAGCACGACAATGAAAAATTGTAAGTATAAacaccctcaaagcatacttacAACTagaaattagaatcaagaaatTTCACTATACTAACAGATTTTGAAATGTAAatttcacataaaatggaaTTTTGAAACAAAGAAAGAATCAAAAGGCAATGaaattgaatcaattgtaatacatAATCATAATACTCACAATAGCCGGAAAACCAAGAATAaagagttttagttttaataaaACAGAgagtgtttgtttagtttcttcTCCCATATATAAGGAATTAGTTGATTTATTTAACAAGGAGATCTTCCTTCTCTTGTAACTTCCATTCCAAGTAACTGAAAGAAaccaatttttattatttttattttatcgttatatttttttcttttaggatATTCATTCATGGATCATGGAAAGAGAATCCCTCTAGGATATAACATCCTTTTTATCTCTCCTATTTATATGTAATACTAGTTACAAAAATCTCATGCTTTAAACGGGTCCAATATTtgttcataaatttatttttaagtattattaattaaataattttttttaattattaaatgatatttaatcatttcactaagtgtaaaataaatatttgataatggtattgaattattgattaaatgattttaaattcttacttcaaaataaattacactATGCTTGTGTTGTAGcagatcatttttttttttcaaaatctaatATGAAAAGGTCCAGTGAGATGTccataattaaagtatttttcgtTATCGATCATTGAGTTTTTAGTTGAAGTAGTtacaaaatatacacaaataatattgacattcaaaataataaagctataactaaagaatatgaatttaaaactaaatgtAATAGCTAAAACGAATCCCATAGTTTCGAAAAAAACTGCACACCAATTAaattaagggaaaagggtcGAAAATATctctcaactttgttttattggttgacTATGCTCTTACCGTTTCGATGAAATTATTCTTAACCCTGTTGTTTCATTTGTGTCCCTCAATTGGATGGAAATCCccaaatcaactaaaattacCCAATTTACTTTTTTGGGGATTTGAGAATTTAATTTGGTATGAATTCATTTGGTTTAGTGGATCTAGttcagataaaaaaaaaaggaaattggataattttctattaaaagaACTCATAGTATAAAAGCTATATGGAGAaaagtcaattatttctattaaaagaACTCACAATTTAATACAGTAATTATGAAGTTATCTTTGGTAAGAAATTTCACCCTGGACTTTAGGACGCAAATCCGAATTAATCACAACACAATGTTAttaatgagttgagttgaaaagGATTGAGCTAATGAATAAGCGAGTTATTTTAAACAGATTGGACGGATTGAATTTGATTTTGCCACCCCTACTAGCACTCGAGtgaaaacacaaaaataaaaatataaaagcaaCCATATACAATGAGTGGAAATTGTGGTATGATCCTCTACTTACTTTATAGTAGGAAAAAGCTTGGAAGGATTATGAAACAAACTTCATTTACGAATATTTAATATATCCACTGCTATTATATAGCATAATTAATCCTACGCTGTCACTTGAAATAATCATCACAGATAAAGTaatgaataataataacatgaaatataaaatagacAAACTATGATTATTCTTGAAAGAAATTACAAGCAAGGATGTTGTAGCTCGAAACAAAGATCTTTCAACAGCAGCCAAGGCAGACTAGAGGGAGACTAAGCTGTTGACGTAGGGAAAGCATCTCGAATTATGAAATTCACCCGGAATGCATTTTGTTGCACGAGACTTGAAATCATACCAAAAGGCTTTTCCCTGGCTCCGAACCACCAACATATTACTGTCGACGTGTAAAACTGAGTAGTCCCCCGCTACATTCCCAACAATATTACTGTCAAGAACAACCTGCTGTTTTCCTGCCCACATTTTGGTTTGGCTTCCCATTTGCATTGTATTTGAGTGGACATTATCCAAAATGCTTAAACTGATTGAATTACCAATGACGTTCATCTTACAGAGCTTTCCACTAAACTCCCCCAAAATCCCACGAGAATCATGGTTTTGAAGAAGCTGTGACCTCTCCTTTGTTAGATCAAAAGCAAGAATACTACCTGAAATTGTCATCCAGTAAACAACACCATTCACATGAACCCCTGATTTTGGATTTGGCATACGTGTTGCTCTAGCTCCAAAATGGATCTCCCCAGCAACTTCCCAAGAATTCCCTTTGGAGGAATAGATATCAAACTCAACTGCATCACCAAAATCTGTGGATCGAAAAGCACAGATAATTTTGTACTCAGCTACAAAGTTGAGCAATGATGGTTCGAATATGAGCACAATTGCTGGATCTGGTCCATGATTCACATTTGATTTTGGAAGTTTCTTCCACTGCTGAGTAACAGGATTACATATGTAGTAGGCCTTGTCCTCTGCACGACCTTGGCAGCAAAGCAGTCCATTTGAGGAGGACCTAATGTCAACAGGCTCGGGCAAAAACTTAAGTAATGGATCTGGCACCCCACAAAAGCTTGGGTCGATGGGTATGAGAGAAGGAGAACCATCAAGTGAATGGATAAAGAAGCCTGAAGTACTGCGACAAAAAAGTGACTGATTATGGGCAAAAAATGGACTCGAAATCTGGAGTTTCCAGTCCCTACAAACAGCGTTGAATTTGAAAAGTGATTTGGCAGGAAGAAATGAAAGGGAATGTTCCCTGATGATGTCCTTAAGATCCATATACATCTTACTATTCAGCGCAGCAAGAGATCTGTCTGGCCTTTTTCCACGATCCATTATTGCAACCAAAAGTTGTTCCACTGTCAAACAACAACACCGGTCTAAAAGTTAGAATGCATCATATTGAAACAAACACTTTAGGAGTTCGGAACTAATAGTTTCATACTTCCATTTAACAAATGAAATCACCCCACAAAGAATCTTCAACATATTCTTTCTCTAGATACATCCACTGGTTTACGTGTTTTATCTCATTTAGTTTTACCTGTGACAGACCCTACATTATAACTCTTTTCTATTCATATGCAGATACTTACAGAATAAGATGTCATACTACAGAAGCAACGGTTTTCTGGTAACAACTCCGTTAACGACATGTGCTAAGATTAGTACAAAAGTGAATTTGACAGCTTGTTGATGACTTTAGTGTCTCTAAAACCATAATTCAATTGGACCACTAGTTGGTCATCATGTGAATGTTATTTGTGACTGCTAACCACTTGCTATATTCCATGTCAAAAGAATCAATGTGAACCTAGCTTCAAATCAGGACTAAATACGAATAATACCCTTGTCCTGGATTtgataactaaataataaatgatcaaacaaaaatattcaaGTCAACTAACTTCATTAGTCTTCATGTCAAGATAATCAGCATAAACAAAATACAGGGCATAACACAGACACGAATGTCGATTAACTACTCAAGTTTGATGCTTTTCGTTTATATAATGATTATAAGTTTCCAAaacaatgatttttttcttaaggACATTCTTTGAAAGGATTTTGTTGGCCAAACTCAGTGAAACAATTATTTGAGCATAAAAATAACTTCATTCTTCAAGAAAACAAGATGGGTcggaaaatatccaaaaattaCATTGCAAAGAATGACTAAACAGAAAACGAAATCAGTAAAAAGATTGCAAATTACAAAACCCTAATCCCAAAACCACATAATAAGATAGAAGCAATCAATCATAAAGCTACAACAAACTCTCATGATATAATCAATACATTGTATGGATAATTGATAATCGCGTAATTAAAGAAATCAAACCTTGATCAAATGTTCACagagagttactcttgttgatcGAAGTGAAGAAATTTTACCTTGGACTCTTTGTATATACTAGAATGGActcttgatatttatttttttctttcatcaaaTTGTTCCCATGATTTTAATATATGTCTAAAATAGTCCcttaaaaagtataaattaCTCATGAATAccatcaaatatttaaaagatatgtaaaaataaaaaaatatttaatagaaaGTTACGTCTAAAGATTTAAGTTATATGCAATATTAGTACGAAAAAAATTGTTTACCAAAAGGACATTTAAAGAGATGTTTGATGGATgaatctctctctctatatatataaaggaggaaCATAGAAAATGTGATGCGGCACATCTTTATGACctccattcatatttatttatttttctctttttttttttacattttttcttatttatttaaattattttttttcttgcaaaatcaTCTTCTTAATTAGCAAGAAAAGCTAATATGTCaaagtatatttttgtttcttctggATAAATTATGTTGGTTTGTCATCTTTATGATTCTCTTTATAACCATAAAGACGGAGATTCATTTTAGGACTAacaatttgttattatttttcttgacttTTGCATATAAGATGAAATGAAATCATCCAGAGATGGAGATTAATGGATTTTGCACTATATAGATTGattattctttactttttttaggTGCTTAAGAAGTAATgtttctattatattatttccttttggattatttatgttttgtcaaaaatgatTAGATGTGTAAGAGGACTTATGATTAAATGCAATTATCTCCTTATTCtatatctttttattcttttgctagataatttttttaacctATTTGATCATATTTTGCAGATTATAGGATATATATCTATGATGAAAATGGTTAGACATTCTTGCATAATTTGATTTTACaaggtaaaataatttgatatgtctaatataattacaactctttctttgttgaaatcAGACATTTAATGTTATTTGTTTGTGTTCGTGAAGATATAAATcctgagttttttttttaaaaatattttatttattctctTTAGACCTCTTTGTAATTCTTagataatttgattatattatattgataacactcttcaaaaaaatgtttttttcagGTAAATTCATCTCTCacttttttgttgataatattagtttattgtgtttgtgggctataatattttaaaacatagaAACAGAAAATGAGTCAATGGATATCGATATGCTACTTAAAGAAATACGTACATGTACCTCCATAGTTTGGATTCTGGGGGAACAATTTTTATTAACAAAAATGATAGAACATAAGAATGTaaagttaatttataattttgaaaatacatttggttttcttaaaaacaaattatttattaatgtgtAAAATTGCAgtctttaaatttttcatttttgttgttttctagGAGATTTCAAGTTGTTTATTAATAAGTCAAGTTGCagtctttatatttttcatttttgttgtttttcaggAGTTCTcaagttatttcaaaattgcgattaatttataattttaaaaatactgtTGATTTCCTTGCTTTCTATTtacttataataaaatatttatctcaataACTCTAATTTGattgtcttttcattttctataaTTAATGTTCTTCATTAGTGTAATAATGAACAACTATTACTATATTATGTTACAAGCAACTCCAAAGCCAAATTCTTAATCCTCTCAATTACTGTGACTCTTTAGTCTTAGgaatttattatattgaatgtaatatttatttaaaatgtgaaatatactttttaatatttttgtggtTAAGCCaagcaaaattaaaagaaataggaaTTTGTATGTGTCATTTTGTTGAATCTTTTTTGCTTAGTGAATTCtctcttttgttctattttatgtttatttttaaatttattttcttacattCTTTTGTTTTCCCAATATAACTTGTCCCAAAAAGTAACTGGATATCTCAacctaaatataataataatatattaagatatggaaactaactaattaagattgttatttttcatcattttaatATGTaagcttattttaaaaaaaaatttaattattaaaagttattaatcaaatattaaattaatctaatattttataataaaaacaattaaaatatgtGATGATTGGGCGATGACAACGACAAGTAATAGTAATTGcggataataattaaaaatagtgTTGGCTAACAATAAAGTCATGGATAATAACTATTAATGGCAATTTGAGTTTACACATtatcgaaaaattatactaagaatataattaaaaagattACAAAGAAGCAGAAAAGaacaatcaaatttcaagtttacataaatatagataaattatactaaaaaagatcccaaataaaaaagaaaaaaataattccatCTCAAGTTTACATTCCAGTAGTTCTAATActatcttctctttttctctatgaaatttatttttaatatttaactttcAGAAGTTCACATATATTGATTTCTTaatgaatttcatatttaacctaaatatttttcatagctTCTCTTCTATAATATTatgtgattaataaaaaatttcttttattaaagTAATTACTGATATTagtatgtaattttattttaattcttttcataaccgcgcgaagcgcggtCAAGTACACTAGTTAGTTATATAAGGTTTGTAATTCATGAATTATTTATACcataattaatattatgatgGTTGTTGTGTATAAAATAAGTAATACATAAATtgttaaacaaaaacaaataatgcataaattattttacaataaataaataataacgtACATGTTAAATATTtgacaataattatttaaacaatttttctttatgaAATGTTCTTCTTATTAAATGCGTTTATATTGAGACATGTACGTGTTTGTGTTATTTAGTCATAAAGCACTTATTAATATGTTGTATGTGGAAGAATATTATGCTAATTTCTTATGATAATGtaagtttttattaaaaacgtTCAATTTCGATTCGTATA belongs to Solanum stenotomum isolate F172 chromosome 1, ASM1918654v1, whole genome shotgun sequence and includes:
- the LOC125856603 gene encoding F-box only protein 6-like; translation: MKSWKDDDMTDSSDEYEWEDDGIFKDDVKTVAFKPEWNEESEIPADYIRREYMEIKDMAKKYVAPFLPAKSLMKFRAVSKEWNHWIVSPLLSYQQSTSFYKLSGYFYHTVDVDFQSNPDFLSLDRSANGVPSPSLGFLPERVKVLSSSSGLLLCQGRENYYVCNPVTKVWKLIPCHQYYHGFDPSVVLAFDPRDNIESYYHIVAAVPLLGQPVVFFEIYSSQSNSWKRSSSECLELEGTILIGGGFYMKGMAYWNTTSNEVLAFDVKNEISAVLHVPIPPGRYGALTQIEDELCYVTAYNDGGDVFVLDIYGGMYMSLKNSVSINLGHKKSRRAFEEIPFIENSTVSCSVLPCFNNADDIVVIYTNERIYLYHLREQKVEALRTPRQLNPQRRFIPYINSLVMLHELNN
- the LOC125853293 gene encoding F-box protein At5g49610-like; amino-acid sequence: MDRGKRPDRSLAALNSKMYMDLKDIIREHSLSFLPAKSLFKFNAVCRDWKLQISSPFFAHNQSLFCRSTSGFFIHSLDGSPSLIPIDPSFCGVPDPLLKFLPEPVDIRSSSNGLLCCQGRAEDKAYYICNPVTQQWKKLPKSNVNHGPDPAIVLIFEPSLLNFVAEYKIICAFRSTDFGDAVEFDIYSSKGNSWEVAGEIHFGARATRMPNPKSGVHVNGVVYWMTISGSILAFDLTKERSQLLQNHDSRGILGEFSGKLCKMNVIGNSISLSILDNVHSNTMQMGSQTKMWAGKQQVVLDSNIVGNVAGDYSVLHVDSNMLVVRSQGKAFWYDFKSRATKCIPGEFHNSRCFPYVNSLVSL